The Sandaracinus amylolyticus genomic interval CGGGCTCTACCTCGCGGATCGCTACGCGAGCGGACGGCTCGCGCCGAAGATCGACGATCCTGCGCGCGGCACGTACCTGCGCTGGTCGTTCTTCGCGCCTTCGGTCGTGGAGCCCGGCTCGACTGCGAAGTTGTACGGCTGGAATGCCAAGCCCGCCCAGGTCGGATGGGGCGCCTACGACGAGATGCTCGCCGCGATCGAGTCGGCGATCTCGGGCCGCGAGTGGCTGCTCGGATCGCAGTTCTCGATGGCCGACTGCATCTTCGGCGGAACCCTTCGCTACATGCTCGACTTCGAGATGATGGCGCCGACACCGAGCCTCTCCGCGTACGCCGATCGCCTGCGTGCACGCCCCGCGGCCAAGCGCGCCGACGAGCGCAATCGGGCGATCGCGAAGGAGCGCGGGCTCGGCACCTGAGGTCCCGCCCTCGAGGACCGGGAGTGTGTCGAAACATCGACTCGCCGGCGCAGGGCCTCCCGTCCGCGTGCGCCGCACGCTCGCGTACGGACCCTCCGCCAGCGAGCACTCCAGCTGGACCGACTCCGATCGATCAGTCGGGCCGACCTCCGCGGGCGCGATCGAGCGCGAGCAGCTCGCGTCGCGTGCGCGGGCCGTACGTCG includes:
- a CDS encoding glutathione S-transferase family protein, yielding MSITLYHHPYSRAANVVWMLEELETPYELRFVDIMQGEQKTDAIRSMNPMGKLPILKDGDLIVTEVAAIGLYLADRYASGRLAPKIDDPARGTYLRWSFFAPSVVEPGSTAKLYGWNAKPAQVGWGAYDEMLAAIESAISGREWLLGSQFSMADCIFGGTLRYMLDFEMMAPTPSLSAYADRLRARPAAKRADERNRAIAKERGLGT